GCCTCTGGCGTGCTCTACGGGCTCGAGGCGAGCGGCAAGTACAAGATTGGCGACAATACGCGTGCAGCCCTCCTTACCCGTGGTCAGGCCGAAATGTGCCGCCTGGGCAAGGCTCTCGGTGCAAAGTCCGAAACGTTTGCGGGCCTCGCCGGCATGGGCGACCTTATCGTGACCTGCCTCTCGCAGCACAGCCGCAACCGCTATGTGGGTGAACACATCGGGCGTGGCGAAACCATCGAGCAGGTGCTTGCCGGCATGAAGATGGTGGCCGAAGGCGTGCCCACCTGCAAGAGCACCAAGGCTCTCGCCGACAAGCTCGGTGTCGAGATGCCCATCGTGAATTCCGTGCATGCGCTCCTCTTCGAAGGCAAGAAGGTCGACGATGTCATCAAGGACATGTGGGGCCGCGAGCTCAAGGAAGAAGTCTGGGGCTAAACCCCTAGAAACGGATTGATGCGCCGAAGTGGGCGGCAAACCCGTTTCGGAAAATTCCGCCGGATTCAAGTCCGGCGTTTTTGTTTTTGTCAGATGGAGTTTCCGTGCGCTCGGTATAATCCGTCTTGAGCGGGACGATTTGCGTCGCGCTGGCGAAAAGCGAGAGGTTGCGGAGAATTCCCTGGGTTTCGCGCTCCAGCGTAATCCCGAGCCCGGCGATGAGCCCGTAGCTCTCGAGCATCCACGACCAGGAATCGTCCTTTGCCTTGTATCCTATGAACGATGTCGTCGAGGATGTCCTGTCGACTTCAATTTCGTCGTAGGTGTAGTATCCGTGCAGGTCGATGCGCGGGGAAACCTTCGTGTGCGCCGTGATATTGAATTGCGGGTTAAAGTGCCCTCCCAGCATAACGGCAGAAAGGTCGATGTCTGCATCCACCAGGTAGTTCTTCTGCAAGAACGAGAACGAAAGCGTCTGCATGATGGACACGGGCAGCAGGCGGTTCGGGGCGAACGTCTCGAAGAATCGCTTTTTGTTCCGCTCCATGTGCACGTCTGCCTTGATGCCGCGCGCATCGAGCCCGAAGGTTTCCTTTTCCCACTGGACACTGCCGTAATGCAGGCTTACATCTAGCGGGACGAACATGAAACGCTTGGTGCTGTTGTCGCGCCAGGTGTTCCCGAAAATGTTCACGTCGGCAGAAGCTCCCGCATAGTAGAAATCGAGTTTGCTCGTTTCAAAATGGTGCGCATATCGAGCATCCCACAGCCAGATGCGCGAGGAATCCTTGATAAAGTATTCCTGCTTTGCGTTGTACGGAGTCGTGCCGATGCGCTGCAGGCCTGCCGCAAGTTCGTTGCCTGCAAACCTTGCTCCGGCTGTAAATCCCTTGCGCAGGTATTGCGAATTCCAGTCGCCTTCGATAAGGTGGACCTCGTCGTTTTCGTTTTCGGATTCCCAGCGGATGGTCGCAAGTTCCGGATTCCCGCGCTCGACAAGTGCTGCCGCATACAGCGAAGAATCTGCAGTGTGTATGGAGACGCTTGATTTTAGCGTCGGCATGCTACTTGCCTCTACGGAAAAAGTAATGTTCCTGAAGTCGGCCTGGATTCCCGCTGAACCGACCATGCGGTTGCTGTTTAAAGAAAGTTCCCAGCCGTCTTTCCAGAGCCCGTCTATGCGGTAATGCGAAAACGAGGCGAAAGCGGAATAATTGTTGACTTGTGCCGTGTCTGCTACGTGGCAGAAAGTGCCGTTCAGTTCTTTCGTGTCGGAATCCAGCAAAAAAAGCCCGCCACAATGGGCGAGGCCTTTTGTTTCACCATACGCCAATGGCGTTGCAAGGAGACTTGTCAAGCCTATGGCGTATAGCGATTTAAAGATAGCAGTCACTGCTGATTAATCGATGACGATTTCGTTTTCTTCTTCGTCCCAGTCTTCTTCATCTTCGTAGTATTCGTCGAAGTCGTCGTCGATAGCGGCCCTGATGAATTCATCCCAGAAGAAGTCGACTGTCATGTCGGGGAAGATGCCGCCGAATGTGACATCGGGGAAGATGATGAGCTTGCGGAGGTCTTCGAAGGTGTATAGTTCAATTTCGGAATCGACCATCTTGCCGTTGAGGAGGCCCTGGATAGTTTCGGTCTTGTTGCCGTCCTTGTCGGTAAAGTAACCGAAGTTGGGGACCTCGTTCTCGTAGAAGGCGACGGCGTACTTGATGGTGCCCTTGTCGTCCTTGCACATTCCTGCGGGGAGCGTCACATCGGGAATCTTCCATTCGGTTTTTGTTATGGGCTCGTCGCTATTAATCATGGCCCATGGGTCACCTTCCGCGTAGCTGTTGACGACGAACTTGATCTTGCAACCGTCAGCAACGTAGCCGATTTCTGCCTTGATGCGTTCAGGTTCGTAGACATCCATGAAGATTGTTCCCGAGGTCTCGTCGTCATCCCATCCGGAGACTTGGTTGCTCTCTATGTCGGGATTGAACTTGTAGTATTCCTGAGCTATGTAACCCTGCATGTATCTCTGGGCGTAAGCATTGCCTTCCAAGTCTTCGGACCAATAGAAACCGCCGTCCGGGTTCACCCATTCGGACTTGTCGTTCACCACGTGGTACGGCAAGAACTTCTGGATGCCGTCGGTATTCTCGAACCACTTGTAGGGTACGAACTTGATGGTCTTGTCTTTGGCGTAGGGAAGGTCGAATCCGGTACGGAGCTGCGTCTTGATGGTGCTCAGGGAATCGATGATTTTCTGGGCATCGGCGGTACTCAGGTCGGCTTCTTCGTCATCCCCCACGATGTAGAGGTCGTTCTCCTGGGTCTTGAGGCCGTTCTTTGCTTCTTCGAGCCCGTACTGCAGGCCGAACTGCACGTAGTTAATCGCGCTGTCGATCATGTTCGGGATGTTCTTGTATTCGCTTTTCCAGGAATCATGGATGCTTGTAAACTTGCTCTCTTTCCCGATAAACTTGAACAGGTGCTCGAAACCATGGTTGTCGTAGTAGTTAACCTTGGCATCTAACTCCATAAGGGAGTCAATCCAGTCGTATTTGCCGTTCTCGTCGATGTTGAGGTTGAGGCTCACAACTGCGGTGAGTGTCGCTTTGGCGGCGTACAGTGCGGCTAGTACCGGTGCGAATTCACCGCGGTCTAGCTCAACGTTGCGCTCGTCGATGTTGTAGGTGCAGGTGAACGCGTCGTCGTTAGCGATATTCGTCATGTAGCTGATGGCGGAATCCAGCGACGGGATGGCGGTAGCGATGGCGGCCTGCGCATCGCTCACCAAGATGCCGCGGAGTTCGTCGGTGGAATGGAAGGCTAGGTTGAAGGAAACCTCGGAAGAACCCCTCATGTCGCGCGAAAAGAGCGCTGCACCGGGTTTACCCGTGCGGGCGAGCAGCGTGTCGATCAGGTTGTTGATTTTCTTGTTGTTCGCGATATCCGAGATGATGGATGCCGTGTAGGCGAGCTGCGCTTCGCAGTTGCCGGGATATTTTTTGAGGATTGCCTCGACGGAGGACTTTGTTGCGGCGCTCATTTCTTGCGCCTTGTTCAGGTCGCCATCCCCGAAGGTGGAATAGACGTCGGTGAGGTCGCTCTTGATTTTCTCGATTTGTGCCTTGTCGCCTTCGTCCGTAATTTCTTGGCAGCCGGCAGTGACTTCGACCTTGGTCTCGATGGGGTCGCTGGAAATTTCCTTGCTTTCGGGACTGCTGCTGGTATCGTCGCCGCATCCGGCGAGGATTGATAGGCAGCCAAGAGTAAGGATTGAGAGTAATTTGACTTTGTTCATAAAAAAAGGTTCTCCTTGTTTCCATGAAAATATAAAAAAAGAATAGAATGTGCCACTATTTTTTTATGTGACGTAAAAAATTGCCGATTGACGGCGCGTTCAAGGCGATAAAAAGGTTACTTACGGATTTTTAGGAGCACGATTGCTCCCTGGGCTGCCTGGAATAGTAGTGGCAGGTAACTGAGCAGGGTGGATGCAAGTACTACGTCGGCAGGGATTCCGAGAAGCCCCGTGTAAAGGCTGACCTGCACGTTCTCGCGGATACCGATTCCGTTTATGGATATCGGGAGCATGGTAAATGTAACCATGATGGTGGTGAATACCGTTATGACGGCGATATTGACATCAATTCCTACGGCACGGAAGTAGGCGTAGTGGATAATGATGGTCACAATCTGCAACCATACGGAATCCAGTCCCGATAACCAGAACGCCTTCGGGTGGCTCCGGTAGATGGCGAAAGCCTGTTGCAACTTCAGCAGGAACGGAACTTTTTGAACAAGTTTGTCTGGAATCTTGATTTTATCCAGAAATAGGCTCCCGACAATGATAACCAGGGCTAATATGGCAACTGCGCTTACGGTGATGGTGTAATGGGCTGGAACCTGGTAGCGAATCAAGACGAACGGGATTGCGATGAAAAAACTGAGGAACATCGCGATAAGCCCCATGACACGTGATATCGCAATTGCCGCAACGGAGTTTGCCGTGTTCCCGAATTTGCGCCCGAATGCGACCGTCTTGACGGCATCTCCACCGAAACCGCTGGGGAGCAGGTTGTTGAAAAAGTAACCTAGCGCAATGTAGGCGTAAAAAGTGCGAAATTTGACTTTTTTCCCGTCCTCGAGCAATAAACCGCGCCAGCGGTTTGCCTGGATAGCCATGAGAACGACGGTTAAGAACAAAATAAAGAGCAACCAGGGGAGAGCCGACGGCTTCCAGTTCGAAATGGCGTCAAAAAACGGGATTTTGTTCAGAATATATGCCAATCCCCCGACGGTAACGATGACTTTTATCGCCGTAAAAAGCATTTTTGTCGTTTTTTTTCGATTGTCGGGTTGCATAAGCCTAATATAAAATATTATATTCAGTTGTAGGATTTTCCCGTGAAGGGAAAGGAGGAAATAATGAAAAAATGGATTATGGTTCCTGCCGTGGCTTCGATGGCGATGGTTGGAATGTTCGGATGTTCGTCGGATTCGACGGACTCTAAATCTCCGGTTGCAATAGAGGGCGTAGAAGGGGCATCCGGCGAGATTGCTCTTGTGAGTGCTTCGGATGCGAAGGCTCACATGGCTATGTTCAGGCGCTCTGTTGTGGATTCCTGGCAGTTTGAATCTGCTGAATCCGATAGCGCCTCTACGGGAGTTGATTCTGTCCTGCAGAATTCGAATTTCGCAGTTGATGCTGATGTGACGGTCGAAGACGATTCTGTCTATACGGTTGCTTCTGCCGGTGTCGATGGCAAGGGCTTTGCCTGGATGGTCCAGGTTGAAAACGGTGCCGTCGTTTATTCCTGGCGCGAAAATGCCGAAAGCGAATGGCAGAAGTTCAAGACCGAAAAGCGCATTGAAAAACTCGAAAAGAACAATGTCCGCGTCGAACTTGCGGGTAAGGTCGTTGTCATTTTTGTGAACGGCAAAATCGAAGGCGCCTTCCGCAACGAAAAGTTCGGCTCCTTCACGATGGAAGGCTTGTTCACGGTTGGTTTCGACAAATTCGATATGGGGAAGTGCCATTGCCATAACGGCCATGTGGAACAGGTCGATGTGGAAACGGTCAACGAGATCGAGGATACCCCGATTGATTCTATCGAAGTGGTTGAACCGGTTGAAACGCCTATTGATACTATCGCCGGCGGGAGCGACCCTGTTCCCGAGACGGTTTGGATTGCCGAATGGGACTTCAATGATGCCGAGAATGTCGGCCTCGACGTGACTGGTAACGGCCACAACGCGACCATCGGTGAAGGTTCGGTGGCTTCCACAGATGGAATTGCCGCTTTTGACGGCAAGTCTGGCTTTACCGTGGCCTTGGCTGACGATATCAAGATTAACGAGTTTGTTGTCGAGGCTCGCGTGAAGCCGACTCAGTTCGGTACCATGCAGAACATCATTGTGGCCGAGCCCCCCGGACGTGGTGTGGATGGCTGGCAGCTTCGCATTGACGAGGGTGTGCTGACGGTTCACCTGCGTGATGACGATCTCAACGGTGACGACTGGAATATCTTCCCGGGCAAGCGTATGACTCTTGGCGAATGGAATGTCATTCGTATGGAACGCAGTGCCGATAGTGTCAAGCTTTTCCAGAATGGCGAACTTACCGTTGCTGCCGCCTATACGGGTGATCTGACTCAGATGCGCTACAACTGGAGCATCGGTTTCGATGGTATGCAGCAGGCTTTCCACAACCGCTACTTCATCGGCGAAATGGACTATGTCCGCTTTGGAGCCTTTAACGGCTTTAGCGCAGGCGTGTTGCCGGTGAAGTCCAAGAGGCTTCTTGTGGCTTGGGAATTCAATGAACCTACGTTTATTGGCCTTGACCGCATGGCAAACAACTCTACGCACGATTTGGTGGGTAGCCCGAAGGTTGCCGATACGACGGTTGCGCTTGATGGCAGGTCTGGCTTGGAAGTTGGCCTCTCGAAGGTATTCCAGCGCAATACGTTTGCGATTGAAACCCGCGTAAAGCCGACCCAGTTTGGTGAAATGCAGAATATCATTGTTGCCGAGCCTCCTGGACGCTATGGCGACGGTTGGATTGTCCGCCTCGACAATGGCGTGCTGACGGTGCATTTCCGCGACGAGGATACTGACGGCATTACCTGGAATATTCTCAAGGGCGAAAAGCTTGCCCTGGATGAATGGACCGACATTCGCGTGGAACGTGGTGCCGAATCCATCAAGGTGTTCCAGAATGGCGAACTGACGGCTGAAGCTGAGACGACGGGTGATATCTCGCAGCTCGGTTACGACATCGGTATCGGTTTCGATGCCATGAGGCAGGCCAAGCACGACCGCTTCTTTGAGGGTGAAATCGACTTCATCCGCTACTACGGGCTGTAATACCTTGTTAGACGTTTAATCTATATTTGAAGGGACCTGTTGGTCCCTTTCCTTTTTGGGTGAATATGAAAATCGACGTAGGTATTATCAACTATAATGGTGGCACGGAACTTCTGGAATGTGTAAGGAGCTTGCTTGCGCAATCTGAACCTGTGCGTGTGCTTGTTTTTGATAATGCTTCTGCGGACGATTCCATACGTATTTTGAAGGAACAAAACTTAGACTGCACCGTAATTGAATGCCCCAAGAATCTTGGATATGCGGGAGCCTGTAATGGACTGCTCGAAAAGATGAATGCCGACATTCAGGTGCTTTGCAATATGGACCTGGAATTCGACCCGGCTTGGGCAAAAAACTTGCTTGCGTGTTTTGAACGCCATCCGGAAGCGGGCTCGGTTGCAAGCCTCGTGATGGAAAAGAGCGGGGTAGTGAATGCGGTCGGCGTGCAGTTCGGCGCGGACCTTTTCGCAAAAAACGAAGCAAGCGGGTTGAATATTTCCGAAGCCGATGTGCGCGAGAAGGATGTGTTCGGATGCTATGGTGCGGTAATGAGTTTCCGTAAGGCGGCTGCCGAGGCTGCCGGCAAGATGGATGCGAGTTACTTCTTGTTCTTTGAGGAAACGGAATGGTATTTCCGCCATAACCTCGCGGGGTACAGGACGGTCTTTTGCCCCGAGGCAAAGGTCTATCATGAACGCTCGATGACGACGGTGCGCTATTCCCCGCGCAAGCTGTTCTATTCCGAGAGGAACCGCCTGCGTACTGCGATTCGCTTGCTGCCATTTGCAGATATTGTGAAGTTGCCGTTCCGCGGGTTCGTGCGTTACCTGAACATGGCGAAGGGCGGCGTTCCCGGGCAATCGGGTGACGGGAAAAAACTCTCGAAGGCTGCCATTTGCGGTGCGTTGCTGAAGGCCTGGTTGCAGGCATTGGCAATGCTCCCGCAGGAACTTTGTATTCGCAGGAAATACCGCAAACAGTTCGGCGATGTCGGCGCGAAGGTGCGCGCTATTCTTGAGATGTACCCGATTCGGCCCTGAAGTGGTCGAACATCTTCTTGAGCGTCACGCGGATGTCGGTGCCCTTCCAGTACTTTTTCACGCGGGAGTTGTCTGCGCAGAGGTATGGTGTTTCTACTGGACGAACCTTCTCGGGATCCACGACGATTTCGATTTCGACGGGCGTGAATTTTAGAATCACGTTTTTGAGCAGGTCCTCGATTTTATTCGCGATGCCGGAACCCACGTTGTAGATATCGAACTCGTTCTCGTTCTCGAGCAGCATGCGGTAGACATGCACGACGTCTTCCACATCGGAGAAATCGCGCCAGGCGCTCAGGTTGCCCACGAGAATCTTGCCGGGCTTGCCCGACTTGTCGATTGCGGCGACCTGCTTCACGAAACTCGGGAGCGCAAACGTAGTTGTCTGCCCGACTCCAGTGTGGTTGAACGAACGTGTGCACACTATTTTCATGCCGTATTTCTTGCGGTAGAGCTGTGCGAAGTTTTCTTGCGCAATCTTCGAGATGCCGTAGGGGTTGCTCGCTTCGAGTGGGTCCGTTTCCTTGAGCGGGGATCTGCCTTCGGGAATGGCGTATTCCTCGGCGCTCCCGATTAAAAGAGTCTTTGCCTGCGGAGCATGCTTGCGGATTGCTTCCAGCAGGTTGAGCGTTCCGTTCACGTTCACGCTGATAGTGGCGGCAGGATTTTTCCACGAAGCCCCTACCGAACTGATGGCTGCGAGATTCACGACGGCGTCGGGCTTGGCGCTTTCAATAAGTGCTTCCACCTGGCCTGCGTTCTGCAGGTTCACTTCGGGAAGGTCCACCTTTACGGTGGAATGCCCTGCGGATTCAAGTTCGCGGGCTAAGTACCTGCCGACGAATCCCGATGCCCCGACGATGACGACCTTCATCAAATCTTTCCTTCGGCAAGGAGCTTGATGTCGCTATCCACCATGCGCTTGACCAACTGCTCGTAGCTGATTTCGGGTTTCCAGCCGAGAACCTTCTTTGCCTTGCTTGCATCACCGATAAGTAGGTCTACTTCGGCAGGGCGGAAGAATTGCGGGTTCACCTTCACGACAACCTTGTCGGTGCCCTTAAGTGTGGCGTATTCGTTTTCGCCTTCGCCGTGAAACTCAATTTCCATTCCGGCAGCCTTGAATGCGAGTTGTACAAATTCGCGAACCTTGTGGGTTACGCCTGTGGCGACTACATAATCGTCGGCCTGTTCCTGTTGAAGCATGAGCCACATGGCGCGTACGTAGTCGGCGCTATGGCCCCAGTCGCGGCTAGCATCCATGTTGCCTAGTTCGAGCACGTCTTGTTTGCCGGCCTTGATCTTTGCGACGGCGATGGTAATCTTGCGGGTTACGAATTCGGCACCGCGGCGTTCGGATTCGTGGTTGAAGAGGATGCCGGAGCAGGCAAACATGCCGTAACTTTCGCGGTAGTTCTTGATAATCCAGTGCCCGTAGAGTTTGGAAACCCCGTAGGGGCTGCGCGGGTAGAACGGTGTCGTTTCGTTTTGCGGAACGGCCTGCACTTTACCGAACATTTCGCTGGTGGATGCTTGGTATACGCGCGTGTCAGGCTTGCAGAGGCGAACCGCTTCCAGGAGTTTGGTGACGCCGATGGCGTTGATGTCGGCGGTAGAGAGCGGCGTTTCCCACGATGTAGTCACGAACGATTGAGCGGCAAGATTGTAAATCTCGTCGGGTTTCGCGATTTCCATGGCGCGCAGGAGCGATGCGGAATCGGTCATGTCACCAAAAATGAATGTAACCTTGCCCTTGAGGTGCTCGGCGTTGTTAAAGTCGAGCTTGCTCTTGCGGCGGACAAGTCCGTAAACTTCGTAACCCTTCTCGAGAAGGAATTCAGCCAGGTACGAACCGTCCTGACCGGTAATGCCTGTAATAAGTGCGCGTTTCATATGGTTAAATATAAATAAATATGAAATTACTAAATTGCGGGTATGGCTTTTGTTCATTTGCAAGTTCATTCCGAATTTTCCGTATTGAAGTCTTCTGCTCGCCTTGATGGCATTTTGGCTGCGGCCGCAGCCGAAAATGCCCCCGCCGTAGCCCTTACAGACCACGGCGCCATGTTCGGCATTCTTGAAATACAGACGCGCGGGAAGGACATGAACAAGGCTCGCAAGGAGAAGGGCCTCCCTCCGGTAAAGACTATTTACGGCTGCCACGTGTACGTGGATTCCCCGAGTGCAAGTGCGAAGGACCCGACCACTTATGAACGCCTGACCCTGCTTGTCGAAAACGAGAAGGGTTATTACAACCTGCTCCGTATTGTGAGCTACCGCTATGAGGAAAGCGACCGCTGGGCGGAAATTCCCTCGGTCCCGCTGGATGTAGTGAACCAGCACAAGGAAGGTCTGATTGCCATTGCGGGCGATTACTTTAGCCGTTATGGACAGAACGTGACATCGGGTCGCGAAGCCCAGGCTCGCGAGTACATGGACAATCTTGACAAGATTTTTGACCGCGACCATCTTTACTTATCCGTATGCGATAACGGAATCCAGCAACAGCGAGGTGTGAATGAATTCAATGTGAAGTTGGCGCAGGAGATGGGCCGCGAAGTTGTGGCGGTTGCCGACGTGCACTACATAAAGCCTGAAGATTCTACTGCACACAAGGTGTTGCGTTGCATCTCGTTAAAGACGACCCTCAACGATTTCACCGATTCACGCTTCCCGACGGACCAGTTCTATTTCCGTTCCGAAGAAGAAATGGTCAAACTTTTTGGGCATATCCCGGGCGCTATCGAGAATACGGTCAAGATTGCTGAGCGTTGCAACTTTACTGTCAAAACCGGTATTGGCGATGAGTTCTGGCCCAGGTTCAAGATACCGGAAGATTTCCTTGCGTCCGAGGAATACCAAAATATTAAAGCAATCATGAAGGCCGAATACGATGCGGAGTACCCGGAAATTCATGAACGTGAACGGTTGGGGATAATCAAGGATAAGGCGAAAAAATTGATAGCCGCCTATTGCGCCGAGAAGGGCGTTGACGAGAAATCCTTGACCGATGAGGAAAAGGCCGAATTCCAGAACCAGGCTTCGCAGGAACCCTTTACCGACGAAGACAACAAGGCTTGGGAAAAGAATACACACCGCTGGTGTAAACCGGGTGGCGACGCCGATATCTACATCACGCACCTGTGTAACGAACGCCTCAAATGGCGATTCCCCGACGAAGACTTCAAGTTCCCCGCGCGCGAGACCGATGTGGCCAAGCGCATGTACAAGGAATTGAACTGTATCCGCAATATGAACGTGGCGGGCTACCTGCTTATTGTGTGGGACTTCATCAACTGGTCGCGTGATAACGGAATTCCCGTAGGCCCGGGACGTGGTTCCGCTGCAGGCTCGCTTGTTACCTACATCATCGGCATTACGGATATTGACCCGCTCAAGTTCGATTTGCTATTTGAACGATTCCTGAATCCGGAACGCGTGAGCATGCCTGATATCGATACGGACTTTGCGGATAGGGACCGCGGGCGCGTTATCCAGTACGTGACCGACAAGTATGGCTACGATTGCGTGGGACAGATTATTACCTACGGTATGCTCAAGTCGAAGGCGGTGATTACTGACGTTGCCCGCGTCTTGGGGCTCCCGCCTGCCGAGGCAAAGCAGATTACAAAACTGTTCCCGCAGAGAACGCTGAACTTTAGCCTTGAACAGGCCTGGACGGGAAAAAAGAAAAATAAGAAGGGGGGAGAGGATCCTCTTGAAGACGGCTATAGCTCGGAACCCCTGCAGGCGCTCGTCAACAGCCGCGCCAGTTACCAGAACCTCTGGGAAATTGCGAAAAAGTTGGAGGATTTACCGCGCCAGACGGGCGTGCATGCCTGTGGTGTGGTGATTACGCCGACTCCGATTTACAACCTGGCCCCGCTTTACCGTGCCGCCCCTGCCGATACGCCTGTGGTGATGTACGACAAGCACTACGCCGAAGACATCGGGCTTTTGAAGATGGACTTCCTTGGCCTGATTAACTTGTCCATCATTCAGGACACGGTGAGCATGGTCAAGAAAAACCGTGGGATAGACCTTGATATGGGCCATATTCCACTGGATGACAAGGAAACGTTTGACCTGCTCGGCAAGGGCATGACGACAACGGTGTTCCAGTTTGAATCTCCGGGTATGCAGAAATACCTGCGCGAACTGAAGCCGACGCGAATTTTTGACTTGATCGCTATGAACGCCCTGTATCGCCCGGGGCCTATCGACCAGATTCCGCACTTTATTGCACGTAAGAACGGCAGGGAAGAAATTGACTGCTATCACCCGGATTTGGAACAAGTTCTTGGTGAAACTTACGGCGTGATTGTGTACCAGGAACAGGTGATGAAACTTGCCCAGATTTTGGGCGGCTATACCCTGGGTGGCGCTGACAATATTCGCCGTATCATGGCGAAGAAGATGCCCGAAAAGATGGCGAAACTCGAACCGGAGTTCTTCAGGAAGTGTGAAGAACGTGGTTACGACCATGCGGTTATCGATAAGATTTGGAAGGCCGTGCTCCCGTTCTGCGGATACGCGTTCAACAAGAGCCATGCCGCAGCGTACGCCTACGTGGCTTACCAGACGGCATACCTCAAGGCTCATTACGGTGCAGAATACATGGCTGCATCGATGACCTCAAAAATGGGCAAGACCGAAGATATCGTGACGATTATTCAGGAAAGCAAGCGCCTCGGAATCAAGGTGCTGACTCCCGATATCAATACGTCGTACGGCGTGTTTACGGCGAATCCGGAAGGGCAGATTTTGTACGGGCTCGCGGGTATCCGCAACGTGGGCCTTGCCGTTGTCGAAGACGTTGTTGCCGAACGTGAAAAGCGCGGCCCCTACAAGGACATATTTGATTTTTGCAAGCGTGTCGCGGAATACCAGGGTTCGTTCAGCGAAAAGCATCCGCCTTTGAGCAAGAAGGTGCTGGAATGCCTTATCATGGCGGGTGCACTTGATTCGTTGCCGGGTAGCCGTGCTGCGTTAATGGCTACCGTTGACCGTGCCATCGAAGTGGCCGCCAAGCATCAGGAAGACAAGTCGATGGGGCAGATGTCCTTGTTTGACTTGGGGGGCGCTGGCGGTGCGGGATTGGAAAATACTGCAGAAGTCCTTGAAGAAGCGGAACCTTGGGGCGATATGGAAATGCTCGACAAGGAACGCAATGTGCTGGGCATGTGCCTCTCGGGGCATCCGCTGGATGAATTCCGCCCCGAACTGAAGGGATTTACGACTGTTTCGCTGAATTACGATGACCTGCGGAAAAAGGTCGGGTCGCGCGTTGCGGTCGGCGGCGTTGTCACGCAGATGCGCTCTATCGAGACAAAACGTGGCGATACGATTGGAATCGGCATGATGTGTGATTTCCATGGGGATGTGGAACTCTTCTTCAAGAAAGATGACTGGGAACGTTTCCGCGACAAGATTTCCGAAGGCGATCGCATTTTGGTGAAGGGTGAACTTGAATTCAAGCGTGACAAGGAGCGCAAGCCTACCGAGGAACTGCAGATTACTGTGGAAGAGGCGATTCAGTTCGACACCGTGCGCAAAAGCATGGTAAATTTTGTCCATATAAGCATGGAATCCGGAATGATAACGGAGGAATTCCTCCAGAAATTGGAAGAAGGCCTGGCCGGTTTTGAAGTCTTTGAAGAAACAGAGCACGGGTGCCGCCTGGTATGCCATGTGGAAACGCCATCGGGTTTTGAACACATAATAAAGTTGAACAAGTACAAGGTCTACTATACGGTGGAACTGCTGAATTGGCTCCGCCAAGATATGGGACTCA
This genomic interval from Fibrobacter sp. UWR3 contains the following:
- a CDS encoding DNA polymerase III subunit alpha, whose protein sequence is MAFVHLQVHSEFSVLKSSARLDGILAAAAAENAPAVALTDHGAMFGILEIQTRGKDMNKARKEKGLPPVKTIYGCHVYVDSPSASAKDPTTYERLTLLVENEKGYYNLLRIVSYRYEESDRWAEIPSVPLDVVNQHKEGLIAIAGDYFSRYGQNVTSGREAQAREYMDNLDKIFDRDHLYLSVCDNGIQQQRGVNEFNVKLAQEMGREVVAVADVHYIKPEDSTAHKVLRCISLKTTLNDFTDSRFPTDQFYFRSEEEMVKLFGHIPGAIENTVKIAERCNFTVKTGIGDEFWPRFKIPEDFLASEEYQNIKAIMKAEYDAEYPEIHERERLGIIKDKAKKLIAAYCAEKGVDEKSLTDEEKAEFQNQASQEPFTDEDNKAWEKNTHRWCKPGGDADIYITHLCNERLKWRFPDEDFKFPARETDVAKRMYKELNCIRNMNVAGYLLIVWDFINWSRDNGIPVGPGRGSAAGSLVTYIIGITDIDPLKFDLLFERFLNPERVSMPDIDTDFADRDRGRVIQYVTDKYGYDCVGQIITYGMLKSKAVITDVARVLGLPPAEAKQITKLFPQRTLNFSLEQAWTGKKKNKKGGEDPLEDGYSSEPLQALVNSRASYQNLWEIAKKLEDLPRQTGVHACGVVITPTPIYNLAPLYRAAPADTPVVMYDKHYAEDIGLLKMDFLGLINLSIIQDTVSMVKKNRGIDLDMGHIPLDDKETFDLLGKGMTTTVFQFESPGMQKYLRELKPTRIFDLIAMNALYRPGPIDQIPHFIARKNGREEIDCYHPDLEQVLGETYGVIVYQEQVMKLAQILGGYTLGGADNIRRIMAKKMPEKMAKLEPEFFRKCEERGYDHAVIDKIWKAVLPFCGYAFNKSHAAAYAYVAYQTAYLKAHYGAEYMAASMTSKMGKTEDIVTIIQESKRLGIKVLTPDINTSYGVFTANPEGQILYGLAGIRNVGLAVVEDVVAEREKRGPYKDIFDFCKRVAEYQGSFSEKHPPLSKKVLECLIMAGALDSLPGSRAALMATVDRAIEVAAKHQEDKSMGQMSLFDLGGAGGAGLENTAEVLEEAEPWGDMEMLDKERNVLGMCLSGHPLDEFRPELKGFTTVSLNYDDLRKKVGSRVAVGGVVTQMRSIETKRGDTIGIGMMCDFHGDVELFFKKDDWERFRDKISEGDRILVKGELEFKRDKERKPTEELQITVEEAIQFDTVRKSMVNFVHISMESGMITEEFLQKLEEGLAGFEVFEETEHGCRLVCHVETPSGFEHIIKLNKYKVYYTVELLNWLRQDMGLTKIWASPKENR